From one Leptospiraceae bacterium genomic stretch:
- a CDS encoding RluA family pseudouridine synthase: MEPTLAKFFKLDVTMTQILYRDETILIANKPAGIPVHETKDPKRENFTGNLQKELGLSYLRTANRLDLETSGIVVFGLKEETNKEVDELLKEADKYYLAVVEGNSPDEFKIESFLKDGNKRVTTVRSGGKKAITECKTIYRDAKKGYSVVYARLVTGRRHQIRIHLFEKGFPILGDKVYTNRKSPLASRSLLHAYELHFTNTKGESLVVKASIPKEFNTYLPYFP; this comes from the coding sequence ATGGAGCCTACGCTTGCGAAATTTTTTAAACTTGATGTGACCATGACCCAAATCCTATACAGAGACGAAACGATATTAATCGCAAATAAGCCAGCGGGAATTCCTGTGCATGAAACAAAAGATCCGAAGAGAGAGAATTTCACAGGAAACTTGCAAAAAGAATTAGGACTTTCGTATTTAAGAACTGCGAATCGTCTTGACTTAGAGACAAGTGGAATTGTAGTATTTGGTTTAAAGGAAGAGACAAACAAAGAAGTAGACGAGCTTTTAAAAGAAGCGGATAAATACTATTTGGCGGTAGTGGAAGGGAATTCACCGGATGAATTTAAAATCGAATCTTTTCTAAAAGATGGAAACAAACGAGTGACAACTGTAAGAAGCGGAGGAAAAAAAGCGATTACTGAATGTAAAACAATCTATCGGGATGCAAAGAAAGGCTATTCAGTAGTATATGCTCGACTCGTAACAGGACGGCGTCATCAAATACGAATTCATTTATTCGAAAAAGGCTTTCCGATTCTGGGTGATAAAGTCTATACAAATCGTAAATCGCCACTTGCTTCGCGCTCTCTACTTCATGCCTATGAATTGCATTTTACAAATACGAAAGGTGAATCGTTAGTCGTAAAAGCAAGTATCCCGAAAGAGTTTAATACCTATTTGCCCTACTTCCCATAG
- a CDS encoding PrsW family intramembrane metalloprotease: MLLFDSNLYLILGFSGIILYAYQEHYKNSLLYSTGEINYLAGASFGIAAVGFSLGLQLSLQKTGFPENIFNKAFFYSALLEELVKYAFILLFLWYFRIRDVLYDGIYYGVVIGGVFGFVENTIYSSVLSFWPMMLRTITSSSLHMLNGGIAGYFLMKFLFTKENYKHKYLLEGFTIPYISHAIYNYAGFIGGKYLMLLPLLLVSNFIFVEFISAFAKSSLPKFALDLIQLSIQDYELIRRYTKYELWLYNAQKVYKKRIKLFQRVEGKRILSILFFLFIGFLFIALHSFFPEIRKTIFKEILIHEYISIFIIYPFMIAISVFFGGLVNPEFFQRQILRVPLICVLNLKTANYQETTMVFYLTAYGFYAPFIHPEKIQGELDLNFTIGNKEFKGIKGLAIWLNENTDESPSAKSRFSVSGALIRFNKYPLSLILYWNWERWSLRLRNFLNLM; this comes from the coding sequence ATGCTACTCTTTGACTCCAATCTTTACTTAATTTTAGGTTTTAGTGGCATAATTCTTTACGCCTACCAGGAACATTACAAGAATTCGCTTCTCTATTCGACTGGAGAGATAAATTATTTAGCTGGTGCTTCTTTCGGCATTGCGGCTGTCGGATTTTCACTGGGGCTTCAACTGAGCCTCCAAAAGACCGGCTTCCCTGAAAACATCTTCAATAAGGCTTTTTTTTACTCGGCTCTCTTGGAGGAGTTGGTCAAATACGCTTTCATTCTTCTCTTTCTTTGGTATTTTCGGATCCGGGATGTATTGTATGATGGAATCTACTATGGAGTGGTCATTGGTGGAGTTTTTGGATTTGTCGAAAATACGATTTACTCCTCTGTTCTATCTTTTTGGCCTATGATGCTGCGAACAATTACTTCTTCTTCGTTGCATATGCTAAACGGAGGAATCGCCGGATATTTTTTAATGAAGTTTCTTTTTACAAAGGAAAATTATAAACACAAATATCTACTAGAAGGATTTACAATTCCATACATTTCTCACGCCATCTATAATTATGCAGGCTTTATCGGGGGCAAGTATCTTATGCTTCTCCCGCTTCTATTGGTTTCCAACTTTATTTTCGTTGAGTTCATCAGTGCCTTTGCAAAAAGCTCTTTACCGAAATTTGCATTAGACTTAATCCAACTTTCCATTCAGGACTACGAATTAATTAGACGTTATACGAAATATGAACTCTGGCTTTATAATGCGCAGAAAGTTTATAAGAAGAGAATTAAACTTTTTCAAAGAGTCGAAGGGAAGCGAATTCTTTCTATTTTATTTTTCCTTTTCATTGGATTCTTATTCATTGCTCTCCATTCTTTCTTTCCAGAAATAAGAAAAACTATTTTTAAGGAAATTTTGATTCATGAGTATATTAGCATATTCATTATTTACCCCTTCATGATTGCCATCAGTGTATTCTTTGGAGGACTCGTTAATCCAGAATTTTTTCAAAGACAAATTCTTAGAGTTCCACTCATTTGTGTTTTAAATCTAAAGACTGCAAATTACCAGGAAACAACAATGGTTTTTTATTTAACGGCTTACGGGTTTTATGCTCCATTCATTCATCCAGAAAAGATTCAAGGGGAATTGGATTTGAATTTTACAATTGGAAATAAAGAGTTCAAAGGGATAAAAGGACTTGCTATCTGGCTCAACGAAAATACAGATGAATCACCAAGCGCCAAATCACGATTCTCCGTTTCAGGTGCCCTCATTCGTTTTAACAAATATCCTTTATCCCTCATTCTTTATTGGAACTGGGAAAGATGGAGCCTACGCTTGCGAAATTTTTTAAACTTGATGTGA
- the fliF gene encoding flagellar M-ring protein FliF, producing the protein MPESLQKVINQIKELFAKLDSTKKIILGSVFAIVVIAIIILSTFSLDKNAVILFKDLQQKDYGEITKKLDALGYKYSGSGDSIISVDPEKRQEIITKLAQENLIPVGVQGWELFDIEKFTETQFDKDVKKYRALKGAIEKSLMTLHNIEKADVNIAFPDTQYFELDSSANPVKAAVILHLVPGVEGLSRKEIKGIVNLVSRGVPKLKPEDVSVADSSGKIISDFEEDLEKEKIDLRLVQEKMRIADAERVKKLIDIRNTLRWQLAGEERVDITRFEYDLNWDEESFKENLVTPVIAKADNPNTPYDETELLPGHALKVSSKETSEKFNGRGFTPEGPAGTEPNLPPGYKDVDYQKANYEKNENINNFEFNRKVREVKKQKWKIDKITLAVAIDGVWTKKESDDGYKFDRTYIPVSDDDLRKIKKHLETAIGADKTRGDAVNVMSIPRDRSAQFAAEDAELARQKAIRNAIVISLAILTFLILVILIYRAIKKEIARRRRLREEELAAQQQMMREAALRVMEEGGADVELSLDEKLRKELLENAINLAKEKPEDVAQLLRTWLSEEEAG; encoded by the coding sequence ATGCCAGAGTCTTTACAAAAAGTTATTAACCAAATCAAAGAGCTATTCGCAAAATTAGATAGCACCAAAAAGATTATTTTGGGGTCTGTTTTTGCGATTGTAGTGATCGCGATCATTATTCTCTCCACTTTTTCTTTAGATAAAAATGCTGTCATACTGTTCAAAGACCTCCAGCAAAAAGACTACGGTGAAATTACGAAAAAACTCGATGCTCTCGGCTATAAATATTCTGGCAGTGGTGATTCTATAATTTCGGTCGATCCAGAAAAAAGACAGGAAATAATTACAAAGCTTGCTCAGGAAAATTTAATTCCTGTAGGAGTACAAGGCTGGGAACTTTTTGACATCGAAAAGTTTACGGAAACTCAATTCGATAAAGACGTTAAAAAATACCGTGCCTTAAAGGGTGCGATTGAAAAATCTCTGATGACTCTACACAATATCGAAAAAGCAGACGTAAACATTGCTTTCCCTGATACCCAATACTTTGAACTAGATTCTTCAGCGAATCCTGTTAAAGCAGCGGTTATTCTTCATTTGGTGCCAGGCGTAGAAGGACTCTCTCGAAAAGAAATCAAAGGTATTGTAAACTTAGTTTCTCGTGGAGTTCCAAAATTAAAACCAGAAGATGTAAGTGTTGCTGACTCCAGTGGAAAAATTATCAGTGACTTTGAAGAAGATTTAGAAAAAGAAAAAATTGATCTCAGACTTGTGCAAGAAAAAATGAGAATTGCAGACGCGGAAAGAGTAAAGAAATTAATCGATATTCGTAACACTCTAAGATGGCAATTAGCCGGAGAGGAAAGAGTTGATATTACCCGCTTTGAGTATGATTTAAACTGGGATGAAGAGTCTTTCAAAGAAAACCTTGTAACTCCTGTAATTGCGAAAGCGGATAATCCTAATACTCCCTATGATGAAACAGAATTACTTCCCGGTCACGCTCTAAAAGTATCAAGCAAAGAAACATCGGAGAAATTCAACGGTCGTGGATTTACTCCTGAAGGACCTGCTGGAACAGAGCCAAATCTTCCACCCGGATACAAAGACGTAGATTACCAAAAAGCTAATTATGAGAAGAATGAAAACATTAATAACTTTGAATTCAATCGTAAAGTGCGTGAAGTCAAAAAACAAAAATGGAAGATCGACAAAATCACATTAGCCGTTGCCATTGATGGAGTCTGGACAAAGAAAGAATCAGATGATGGATACAAATTTGATAGAACTTATATTCCTGTTTCGGATGATGACTTGCGTAAAATCAAAAAGCATTTAGAGACAGCCATCGGTGCAGACAAGACTCGCGGTGATGCGGTAAACGTAATGTCTATCCCTCGTGATCGAAGCGCACAATTCGCAGCAGAAGATGCGGAGCTTGCTAGACAAAAAGCAATTCGAAATGCAATTGTGATTTCCCTTGCAATCCTTACATTCTTAATACTCGTAATCTTAATCTACAGAGCAATCAAGAAAGAGATCGCAAGAAGAAGAAGATTAAGAGAAGAAGAATTAGCTGCTCAACAACAAATGATGAGAGAAGCAGCACTCAGAGTAATGGAAGAAGGGGGAGCAGACGTAGAGCTCTCTCTCGACGAAAAACTCAGAAAAGAATTACTAGAAAATGCAATCAACCTTGCAAAAGAAAAACCAGAAGATGTAGCTCAATTACTAAGAACCTGGCTTTCTGAAGAGGAGGCAGGTTGA
- a CDS encoding endoflagellar motor switch protein: protein MIHTKKKASRAAILYSLIGEHLPKEVLAELSQEELEKLLKKVSAMKKPTTIEEKNVLSKFAETFTKLSGSSNTALHAKITKEIEKLIQETANNKVSPLVELKEKKRAELALIVNEEETRIVALVMSFANPDEASSLIEDFPEKKREEIIYEIHKIDFHSESVRNELERFLNFKFELIKNNQTVSKVKNRGSKITAEILSRISPHVSFRLFSKIKKKNPLFAENINEHYYTIEDLQFASRSSLTEFLAKVHPIVIASSFKGVETAVKDKLLERCEPWLSKQVSLEMDSMGPISLAEIEEAQTAIITLLNECIDKGTIKLWKV, encoded by the coding sequence TTGATCCATACCAAGAAAAAAGCTAGCAGAGCGGCTATTCTCTATAGCCTCATTGGAGAGCATCTTCCCAAGGAAGTTTTGGCAGAGTTGAGCCAGGAAGAATTGGAGAAGCTCCTCAAAAAAGTATCTGCAATGAAAAAGCCTACAACGATTGAAGAGAAAAACGTCTTATCTAAGTTTGCCGAAACATTTACTAAGCTTAGTGGTAGCTCTAATACGGCTCTACATGCAAAGATTACAAAAGAGATAGAGAAGTTAATTCAAGAGACAGCGAATAACAAGGTTTCTCCGCTCGTTGAATTGAAAGAGAAAAAACGTGCTGAGCTTGCTTTGATTGTTAATGAAGAAGAAACAAGAATAGTCGCACTTGTAATGAGCTTTGCAAATCCAGATGAAGCATCTTCTCTTATAGAAGATTTTCCTGAAAAGAAAAGAGAGGAAATTATTTATGAAATTCATAAAATTGATTTTCACTCAGAATCTGTTCGAAATGAATTGGAACGATTTTTAAATTTCAAATTCGAATTAATTAAGAATAATCAAACTGTTTCTAAAGTAAAAAATCGGGGAAGTAAAATTACTGCTGAGATACTAAGCCGTATTAGCCCCCATGTTTCTTTTAGACTTTTTTCTAAAATCAAAAAGAAGAATCCACTATTCGCTGAAAATATAAATGAGCACTATTATACAATTGAAGATTTACAATTTGCGAGTAGATCTTCCCTGACAGAATTTTTAGCAAAGGTTCATCCTATTGTAATCGCTTCTTCTTTTAAAGGTGTTGAAACAGCGGTTAAAGACAAACTCTTAGAAAGATGTGAGCCTTGGCTTTCAAAGCAAGTTAGTCTGGAAATGGATTCGATGGGACCAATTTCACTCGCGGAAATAGAAGAAGCGCAAACTGCTATTATAACGCTCTTAAACGAATGTATCGACAAAGGCACTATTAAATTATGGAAGGTATAA
- the fliH gene encoding flagellar assembly protein FliH, with the protein MAKLVFKPMQIAETQVSAGDAVELAIPEKYKKFHTAEEEEEFEVDQEGNIIEQYQGSSIDEIEAELDRYRQETEDQVRQMLADAEAKAEKIVEDGKTRAFQLIQDSKEKVKTEEDSGRAKAEQILDRAKLEVERMIKEAEMKVAEIEHEAYQRGYDAGREVGFKKGQGEVRRLIDRLGTIVGKAIDIREDIIQASEKQMVEMILIIARKVIKDEIIERKEIVLNNIREALKRIKDRDRVDIRVNFSDLEITTAHKDELIKLMESLRKVNIFEDSRIDRGGVIIETDVGAIDARISTQLKEIEEAIRNAEPI; encoded by the coding sequence ATGGCTAAATTAGTATTCAAACCAATGCAAATTGCGGAAACTCAAGTTAGTGCGGGTGACGCAGTCGAGCTTGCAATTCCTGAGAAGTATAAGAAATTTCATACTGCAGAAGAGGAAGAAGAGTTTGAAGTAGACCAAGAAGGAAATATCATTGAGCAGTACCAAGGATCTTCCATTGACGAGATCGAAGCAGAGCTAGATCGCTATCGTCAAGAGACAGAAGATCAAGTCAGACAAATGCTTGCCGATGCAGAAGCAAAAGCAGAAAAAATTGTCGAAGATGGAAAGACTCGTGCCTTTCAATTAATTCAAGATTCTAAAGAGAAAGTTAAAACAGAAGAAGATTCGGGTCGTGCAAAAGCAGAGCAAATTTTAGATCGCGCAAAGCTAGAAGTCGAGCGTATGATCAAAGAAGCTGAGATGAAGGTTGCTGAAATCGAGCACGAAGCATATCAACGTGGTTACGATGCTGGACGAGAAGTAGGATTCAAGAAGGGGCAAGGCGAAGTAAGGCGACTCATTGACCGTTTAGGAACGATAGTTGGTAAAGCTATTGATATTCGAGAAGATATTATCCAGGCTTCTGAAAAACAAATGGTAGAAATGATTCTTATCATTGCTCGTAAAGTTATTAAAGATGAAATCATTGAGCGTAAAGAAATTGTGCTCAATAATATTCGAGAAGCTCTCAAAAGAATTAAAGATAGAGATCGTGTGGATATTCGTGTAAATTTCTCTGACTTGGAAATCACGACTGCACATAAAGACGAACTCATTAAACTCATGGAGTCTCTTCGTAAAGTTAATATATTTGAAGATTCTCGTATCGATCGCGGTGGTGTTATTATTGAAACAGATGTTGGCGCTATTGACGCTCGTATCTCTACACAACTCAAAGAAATTGAAGAAGCAATTCGAAACGCAGAGCCAATTTAG
- a CDS encoding FliI/YscN family ATPase: MIEKKFTEKIDVLSKYKLIVTRTEPIRKSGKVLKVLGNVIFSQGPPDSKIGEIMEIERQDQKGYLQCEIIGFDGHKYTLMPLGEVSGIFPKAFVFSSGKKLTIHVGKELLGRVMNGAGRPIDGKGIIVTGEERSPDNDTPNPLDRPLIREPVVTGVRAIDGLLTIGRGQRIGIFSGSGVGKSTLLGMIARYTNADVNVISLVGERGREVNEFLENEIGPEAMTKTVVFIATSDSPKMQQVNCALLATSVAEYFRDQGMHVNLMMDSLTRFAQANREIAISYGEPSITRGFSASVFSKLSKLIERSGTSKTGGSITGIYTVLTEPDEMNEPVADAVRGYMDGHIVLSRDLAEHNHYPAIDIPSSLSRIMPAVVGEDHKMYSDFVRELISTYRKSEDLIMLNAYVKGSDPKTDLAISKKQIIDDFLTQKIEQKVNFQDMLYQLRDIFLMPPEDEL, from the coding sequence TTGATAGAAAAAAAGTTTACAGAGAAAATAGACGTACTCTCCAAGTATAAATTAATTGTTACTCGGACAGAGCCTATTCGTAAAAGCGGAAAGGTTCTTAAAGTACTTGGGAACGTTATTTTTTCCCAAGGTCCACCTGATTCTAAAATTGGTGAGATCATGGAGATAGAGCGTCAAGACCAGAAAGGTTATTTGCAGTGTGAAATCATTGGCTTCGATGGGCATAAGTATACTCTAATGCCTCTCGGTGAGGTAAGCGGTATTTTCCCTAAAGCGTTTGTGTTTTCTTCTGGGAAGAAACTTACTATTCACGTTGGCAAAGAGCTATTAGGCAGAGTAATGAATGGAGCCGGTAGACCGATAGACGGTAAAGGTATTATCGTTACAGGAGAAGAGCGTTCTCCCGACAATGATACTCCAAACCCTTTAGATAGACCTCTCATTAGAGAGCCTGTAGTTACTGGAGTTCGTGCCATTGACGGGTTACTCACGATTGGTCGCGGTCAGAGAATTGGCATTTTTTCAGGATCCGGCGTTGGTAAATCGACATTACTCGGTATGATCGCTCGTTATACGAATGCAGATGTAAACGTTATATCTCTAGTGGGAGAGCGTGGTCGTGAAGTAAATGAATTTCTAGAAAATGAAATTGGACCGGAAGCAATGACAAAGACGGTTGTATTTATTGCAACTTCGGATTCTCCTAAGATGCAACAAGTGAATTGTGCGTTACTCGCTACATCGGTTGCAGAATACTTTCGCGATCAAGGAATGCATGTGAATTTAATGATGGATTCCTTAACTCGTTTTGCACAGGCTAATCGTGAGATTGCAATTTCTTATGGAGAACCTTCTATTACCCGCGGTTTCTCCGCTTCCGTATTTTCGAAACTATCAAAATTAATTGAGAGATCAGGAACTTCTAAAACAGGCGGAAGTATTACAGGGATATACACAGTGTTAACCGAACCGGATGAAATGAATGAACCGGTTGCTGATGCTGTGAGAGGATATATGGATGGTCACATAGTTCTATCTAGAGACCTTGCGGAACATAACCATTATCCGGCAATAGATATTCCATCTTCACTTTCCAGAATTATGCCTGCAGTCGTTGGAGAAGATCATAAGATGTATTCTGATTTTGTAAGAGAATTAATTTCTACTTATAGAAAATCGGAAGATTTAATCATGCTCAATGCGTATGTGAAAGGCTCAGATCCAAAGACAGATTTGGCAATCAGTAAAAAGCAGATCATAGATGATTTTCTTACTCAGAAAATTGAGCAGAAGGTAAATTTTCAAGATATGCTCTATCAGCTAAGAGATATTTTCCTCATGCCGCCAGAAGATGAATTATAA
- a CDS encoding flagellar protein FlbB, producing the protein MGTLADKARVLYLLLLIFFLLTVGFFIFDYYGLIDADEIFPALAKKPSLVNWDKESPTEVEKLEYKKARERLDEELIEIEKIRQSLEEDREKIQSENEKLSEMKKSIQEKEKQMALSKKDKESRLAKIKVLANKIANMPPPKAKELLENWPDQDIIDVLKQMDKDAEEEGTNTITTYLLTLFDEKRRAVITNKWLDHEADRIPDENASVISE; encoded by the coding sequence ATGGGAACGTTAGCCGATAAAGCAAGAGTTTTATATTTATTATTACTGATATTTTTTTTATTGACGGTTGGATTTTTTATTTTCGACTATTACGGATTAATCGATGCGGATGAAATATTTCCAGCTCTTGCAAAAAAACCAAGTCTAGTCAATTGGGATAAGGAATCTCCTACAGAAGTAGAAAAGTTAGAATACAAAAAAGCTCGTGAACGTCTAGATGAAGAATTAATTGAGATAGAAAAAATCCGCCAGTCTTTGGAAGAAGATAGAGAAAAAATTCAAAGCGAAAATGAAAAACTAAGTGAGATGAAAAAGAGCATTCAAGAAAAAGAAAAGCAAATGGCTCTTAGTAAAAAAGACAAAGAAAGCAGACTAGCAAAGATTAAAGTTCTAGCCAATAAAATTGCGAATATGCCCCCACCAAAAGCGAAAGAGCTTTTAGAAAACTGGCCTGACCAAGATATCATTGATGTTTTAAAGCAAATGGATAAGGATGCGGAAGAAGAAGGAACGAATACAATTACTACTTATTTGCTCACACTTTTCGATGAGAAAAGACGAGCAGTCATTACGAATAAATGGTTAGATCATGAAGCGGATCGAATTCCTGATGAGAACGCAAGTGTAATTTCTGAGTAA
- a CDS encoding DUF1499 domain-containing protein, producing the protein MAPEPILTFLLICCSSFIGPRMGVYDGELNYCPPTPNCVSSQSWKWNPLHSIKPYTYENISREDAFNKLKTLLDGKENVSVTADPNNFYIKTFYFTKVFRFPDKVEFLFDEKTPTVQIRSASVFGIFDIFHNRVRLEYIRRELDWK; encoded by the coding sequence ATGGCGCCAGAACCAATTTTAACATTTCTGCTAATTTGTTGTTCCAGTTTTATTGGTCCTAGAATGGGTGTTTACGATGGTGAACTAAACTACTGTCCGCCAACGCCTAACTGCGTTTCGTCGCAAAGCTGGAAATGGAATCCTCTTCATAGTATCAAACCTTATACCTATGAAAATATTTCTAGAGAAGACGCATTCAATAAACTAAAAACTCTTTTGGATGGAAAAGAAAATGTAAGCGTAACTGCTGACCCAAATAACTTTTACATTAAAACTTTTTATTTTACAAAGGTATTTAGATTTCCGGATAAAGTTGAATTTTTATTTGATGAAAAGACTCCAACCGTTCAGATTCGATCAGCCTCCGTCTTCGGGATATTCGATATTTTCCACAACAGAGTGAGGTTAGAATATATAAGAAGAGAGTTAGATTGGAAGTAA
- a CDS encoding NAD(P)/FAD-dependent oxidoreductase: protein MNSKYDAIVIGSGIGGLATATILTKVGKKKVLVIEQHWELGGLTHEFKRKVKFSWDVGVHYIGKMKEGEMGGNIFNFITNKKLKWNALPYEFEKFIYPDFTFTVPSNEKEYTEKLCKQFPEEKVAIKTYFKDMKKAGRWAQLKMMAELVPSFIGFFIRLWNQRSEKLALSTTQEYLDAHFKNPKLKALLVSQWGDYGLPPAKSAFLIHSIIATHYLEGAVYPEGGASTIAEAAKTIIESNGGKCLLSTEVTRLIVEDNTVIGVEVQHKRGEKQVEIFEAPIVVSSTGALHSYSKLLKGFVPESYYADLKAIPKGKSAVTLYLGLKKDPSELGFKGENNWIYESYNHDEEAANSDNTLLKGNPKACYLSFPSLKNKSAKGHTAEIISFANFDSFVKWENTKWRKRGEDYEALKKIISEGLLNLVEKHYSGFKDLVEYMELSTPLTYVELSGRPNGEFYGLSATPERYKLKCLGAKTPLKNFYLSGSDVMSLGIMGALMGGVATAASILEPAGFPKIMKAVNAESKH, encoded by the coding sequence ATGAATAGTAAATACGATGCAATTGTGATTGGCTCGGGCATAGGCGGATTAGCCACTGCTACAATTCTTACGAAAGTTGGAAAGAAAAAAGTTTTAGTCATCGAACAACACTGGGAGCTCGGGGGCTTAACGCATGAATTTAAACGAAAAGTAAAATTCAGTTGGGATGTCGGAGTGCATTATATTGGTAAGATGAAAGAAGGAGAAATGGGGGGAAACATCTTTAATTTTATTACAAATAAAAAATTGAAATGGAATGCATTACCCTATGAATTTGAAAAATTCATTTATCCTGACTTCACCTTTACCGTTCCTTCTAATGAAAAAGAATATACGGAGAAATTATGCAAACAATTCCCGGAAGAAAAAGTAGCAATCAAAACGTATTTTAAAGATATGAAAAAAGCCGGTAGATGGGCACAATTAAAAATGATGGCAGAATTAGTTCCGAGTTTTATTGGCTTTTTTATTCGCCTCTGGAACCAACGGAGTGAAAAACTTGCATTGTCCACAACGCAAGAATACCTCGATGCTCATTTTAAAAATCCAAAGCTAAAGGCTCTTCTTGTGAGTCAATGGGGTGATTATGGTTTGCCTCCAGCCAAGAGTGCATTTTTAATTCATTCCATTATAGCAACTCATTATCTGGAAGGAGCCGTTTATCCAGAAGGGGGTGCTAGCACAATTGCAGAAGCCGCGAAAACTATCATTGAATCAAACGGCGGTAAATGCTTATTAAGCACGGAAGTGACTCGATTAATAGTGGAAGACAATACAGTGATAGGAGTAGAAGTCCAACACAAACGCGGAGAAAAGCAAGTTGAAATCTTCGAAGCTCCCATTGTCGTATCCTCTACAGGCGCACTCCATTCTTACTCGAAACTACTAAAAGGTTTTGTTCCTGAATCCTATTACGCAGACCTTAAGGCTATCCCAAAGGGGAAAAGTGCTGTTACACTCTACCTGGGATTAAAAAAAGATCCTTCTGAGCTTGGATTCAAAGGCGAGAACAATTGGATTTATGAATCCTACAATCATGACGAAGAAGCAGCTAATTCAGATAATACGCTACTCAAAGGAAATCCAAAAGCCTGCTATTTATCTTTTCCTTCTCTAAAAAATAAGAGTGCTAAAGGACATACAGCAGAGATTATTTCATTTGCAAACTTTGATTCTTTTGTAAAATGGGAAAATACAAAATGGAGAAAGCGCGGCGAAGACTATGAAGCTCTGAAGAAAATAATTTCAGAAGGTCTACTAAACCTTGTAGAAAAGCATTATTCTGGCTTCAAAGACCTTGTCGAATACATGGAATTATCCACACCACTTACGTATGTAGAGTTATCGGGCAGACCAAACGGAGAATTCTATGGATTATCCGCAACTCCAGAGAGATACAAACTCAAATGTCTAGGTGCCAAAACTCCACTAAAAAACTTTTATCTTTCTGGCTCTGACGTAATGTCTCTCGGAATCATGGGAGCTTTAATGGGTGGGGTTGCTACCGCGGCAAGTATTCTCGAACCAGCAGGATTTCCAAAAATCATGAAAGCAGTCAACGCCGAAAGCAAACATTAA